The following coding sequences are from one Haploplasma axanthum window:
- a CDS encoding ABC transporter ATP-binding protein — MFKTIKKVWRYIRKYKALLTFAILAMITVQVLNLASPLIVKAIMDDYLVAIEKPWYEINENKDGAVLYNNKYYSQDDESTNGIMVVISKGKYYFIDDLISEEYVRGNKEIIDNGSKITFKSQSGSVVTYDSKLLTSKEVRLFYEPVVNPLMVLVIILAVRLFMQILFTYIQRISTARLNVNIVKDARIDAVTSLQRMPMKYFEEEPAGKIANRVINDVGGMMGLFSTLMNLLLNASMSIVFAYIGMFYLDKNLALISFIIFPLVYIWLKYFVRNLNSIAEKVNEQGSLITAQLNEIINGVSILQIFNYEEETIGKFNDLSRSYMNEQLKETRLHLSLGWNMIRLIGSLVTALIVFYFGNGYLTVVGFTVTAGTIYAYNTYLTGIIEPVGVLFREIGNLQHSLVRTERIFKVIDGEQEDDSFEILPRVNGNIKFDDVWFSYVEGQPVLKGVSFDIKENSMVGIVGHTGSGKSTLMNLLLRFYDFKTYDSGRILIDDIDITTNSKRSYRKDIGIILQDPMLFTGTLADNIKFGADISDEEAIEILKSVGGESLLNKLPNGIHEEMTRGGKNMSIGERQIISFARVIAHNPRILIMDEATANIDTETETMIQNALEKVKKGRTLIVIAHRLSTIKSANKIIVLQKGLKVEEGTHQELLANDSVYANIYRAQIKS; from the coding sequence ATGTTTAAAACAATTAAAAAAGTTTGGCGTTATATTAGAAAATATAAAGCATTATTAACATTTGCAATCCTCGCAATGATTACAGTTCAAGTTTTAAATCTAGCATCACCATTAATTGTAAAAGCAATCATGGATGATTATTTGGTGGCTATTGAAAAACCTTGGTATGAAATAAATGAAAATAAAGATGGTGCTGTTCTATATAATAATAAATACTATTCACAAGACGATGAAAGTACTAATGGAATAATGGTAGTTATTAGTAAAGGTAAATATTATTTTATTGATGATTTAATTAGTGAAGAATATGTTAGAGGTAATAAAGAAATTATTGATAATGGCTCTAAAATAACTTTTAAGAGTCAAAGTGGAAGTGTTGTTACATATGATTCAAAGCTTTTGACTAGTAAAGAAGTAAGATTATTCTATGAACCAGTGGTTAATCCATTAATGGTCTTAGTAATTATTTTAGCAGTTAGATTATTTATGCAAATCTTATTTACATATATTCAAAGAATTTCAACAGCTAGACTTAATGTTAATATAGTAAAAGATGCGAGAATTGATGCCGTAACATCGCTTCAAAGAATGCCGATGAAATATTTTGAAGAAGAACCAGCAGGAAAGATTGCTAATAGAGTTATTAATGATGTTGGTGGAATGATGGGATTATTTTCAACATTAATGAATCTTTTATTAAACGCTTCTATGTCAATTGTTTTTGCTTATATTGGGATGTTTTATCTTGATAAGAATTTAGCACTTATCAGTTTTATAATTTTCCCACTTGTATACATATGGCTTAAATACTTTGTTAGAAATTTAAACTCAATTGCTGAAAAAGTTAATGAGCAAGGATCGTTAATTACTGCTCAATTAAACGAAATAATCAATGGTGTAAGTATTCTCCAAATTTTCAACTATGAGGAAGAAACAATTGGTAAATTTAACGATTTATCAAGAAGTTATATGAATGAACAATTAAAAGAAACTAGACTTCATCTATCTTTAGGATGGAATATGATTAGATTAATTGGATCATTAGTTACAGCATTAATTGTTTTCTATTTTGGTAATGGATATTTGACAGTTGTAGGATTTACAGTAACAGCAGGAACAATTTATGCTTATAATACTTATTTAACAGGAATAATTGAACCAGTAGGTGTTCTATTTAGAGAAATAGGTAATCTACAACACTCACTAGTAAGAACAGAAAGAATTTTTAAAGTAATTGATGGTGAACAAGAAGATGATTCATTTGAAATTCTTCCAAGAGTTAATGGAAATATTAAGTTTGATGATGTTTGGTTTTCTTATGTTGAAGGACAACCAGTCTTAAAGGGTGTTTCATTTGATATAAAAGAAAATAGCATGGTAGGAATTGTTGGACATACCGGAAGTGGTAAATCAACATTAATGAATCTATTACTTAGATTCTATGATTTTAAGACATATGATAGCGGAAGAATTCTTATTGATGATATTGATATAACAACAAACTCAAAACGATCATATCGAAAAGATATTGGAATTATTTTACAAGATCCAATGTTATTTACAGGTACACTAGCAGACAATATTAAATTTGGTGCTGATATTAGTGATGAAGAAGCAATTGAGATTTTAAAGTCTGTTGGTGGTGAATCATTATTAAATAAACTTCCAAATGGAATACATGAAGAAATGACTCGTGGTGGTAAAAATATGAGTATTGGTGAACGCCAAATTATATCATTTGCTAGAGTAATTGCTCATAATCCAAGAATTTTGATTATGGATGAGGCGACGGCTAACATTGATACTGAAACAGAAACAATGATTCAAAATGCATTAGAAAAAGTTAAAAAAGGAAGAACTTTGATTGTTATAGCTCATAGATTATCAACAATTAAAAGTGCAAATAAAATAATTGTGTTACAAAAGGGACTAAAAGTAGAGGAAGGAACTCATCAAGAGTTGCTTGCTAATGATTCTGTATATGCTAATATATATCGTGCACAAATAAAGAGTTAA
- a CDS encoding ABC transporter ATP-binding protein, translated as MKNIFLKIKWFMKKEWKTYLLLLIMLILLAVLSLMPAYFLGQAIDTIVSGELTSATLLYLVGALGLIPLIRYFMSFIYNYQISKLAQKLSFELRDKYLRHLFQMDLSFYSKYEKGDLINRVTSDLEAITVAATNLFEGIIFNFGLIIITLVLMIVTISWKLTLISVTIMPIGLTILNMIRHRKRKYVLRHREIYAKMTEVVLESVEGQKTIRAYGEENNDLKKQKEAIMNDINSWGYIVNYENWFAPLFEVIYGIAYVLAFAFGVYYIINSEISLGDLVTFVSYIGMLYGPIIAMSTIFTQINNATISLDRYDEILNEKTEVINTDDSKHIIDFNVIRFENVTFKYPFDSKPVIKNINFEIKKGQTIGIVGPTGAGKSTLIRQLLREFNVSDGDIYIDDSNIKEYRIDEVRNLVGYVPQAHTIFKREVVDNIRVGGPKATVEALDKAVKIADFKKDLEFLERGLHTMVGESGSTLSGGQKQRLSIARALIKDPEILILDDSLSAVDAKTEDNIINDLKRFRRDKTNIIIAHRFSAVRDADIILVLENGRITQRGTHEELLKEDGWYKEQYINQITMI; from the coding sequence ATGAAAAACATATTTTTGAAAATTAAATGGTTTATGAAAAAAGAGTGGAAGACATATCTTTTATTACTTATAATGCTTATTTTGTTAGCAGTATTATCTCTAATGCCTGCTTATTTTTTAGGTCAAGCGATTGATACAATCGTTTCAGGAGAATTAACAAGTGCAACTTTACTTTATTTAGTGGGAGCACTTGGATTAATACCGTTAATCAGATACTTTATGAGTTTTATTTATAATTATCAAATCAGTAAGTTGGCTCAAAAACTATCTTTCGAACTTAGAGATAAATATTTAAGACATTTGTTCCAAATGGATCTAAGTTTTTATTCTAAATATGAAAAAGGTGATTTAATTAATCGTGTAACAAGTGACTTAGAGGCAATTACTGTTGCTGCTACGAATCTTTTTGAAGGAATTATTTTTAACTTTGGTTTAATAATAATTACACTTGTATTAATGATTGTTACAATAAGTTGGAAACTGACATTAATTTCTGTTACTATTATGCCAATTGGATTAACAATTCTTAATATGATACGCCATCGTAAAAGAAAATATGTTTTAAGACATCGTGAAATATATGCAAAGATGACAGAAGTTGTTTTAGAATCTGTTGAAGGTCAAAAAACAATTAGAGCATATGGTGAAGAAAATAATGATTTAAAGAAACAAAAAGAAGCAATCATGAACGATATAAATTCATGGGGATATATTGTTAACTATGAAAACTGGTTTGCTCCATTGTTTGAAGTTATTTATGGTATTGCATATGTTTTAGCGTTTGCTTTTGGTGTTTATTATATTATTAATAGCGAAATTAGTTTAGGAGACTTGGTAACATTTGTTTCATATATTGGAATGCTTTATGGTCCAATTATTGCTATGTCAACAATTTTCACGCAAATTAACAATGCAACGATTTCTCTTGATCGATATGATGAGATTTTAAATGAAAAAACAGAAGTGATTAATACTGATGATTCTAAACATATTATTGATTTCAATGTTATAAGATTTGAAAATGTAACATTTAAATATCCTTTTGATAGTAAACCGGTTATTAAAAACATCAATTTTGAAATTAAGAAAGGTCAAACAATTGGGATTGTTGGACCAACTGGTGCAGGTAAATCAACATTAATTAGACAATTGTTAAGAGAGTTTAATGTTAGTGATGGTGATATTTATATTGATGATAGTAATATTAAAGAATATCGCATTGATGAAGTTAGAAATTTAGTTGGATATGTACCACAAGCACATACAATTTTTAAACGTGAAGTTGTTGATAATATTAGAGTTGGTGGTCCAAAAGCAACTGTTGAAGCATTAGACAAAGCAGTTAAAATTGCGGACTTTAAAAAAGATTTAGAATTTTTAGAACGTGGATTACATACAATGGTTGGTGAATCCGGATCAACATTATCTGGTGGACAAAAACAAAGACTTTCAATTGCCAGAGCGTTAATTAAAGATCCTGAAATTCTAATTTTAGATGATTCATTATCTGCTGTTGATGCTAAAACAGAGGATAATATTATTAATGATTTAAAGAGATTTAGAAGAGATAAAACTAATATTATTATTGCACATAGATTTAGTGCAGTAAGAGATGCTGACATTATTTTAGTTTTAGAAAATGGTCGAATTACTCAACGTGGAACACACGAAGAGTTATTAAAAGAAGATGGTTGGTATAAAGAACAATATATTAACCAGATAACAATGATTTAA